The following proteins are co-located in the Deltaproteobacteria bacterium genome:
- a CDS encoding MATE family efflux transporter: MTTSQILKEILRLAIPAMLALASTPLLSIGETAMIGRLGAEPLAARAIGAALTGAIYWVFAFLTFGSTTLIGHHYGAGDVKACGETYLHGLFLAVIGGAAIAAVCIVFAPELYRLMGADDKVAELGARYFRVYIAGAPCTLIMLASVGFFRGVQNTRTPMVLAFFTNGLQLILGYGLIYGHFGLPRLELLGAAVAAVIAQSAGALTYVGSFFLGRETAPYRQISSQICKERLVPLFRIGQDLAIRTGALRGSLVFATATAARMGAVTLSAYEIAFQLFMLCSEVIDGLAVAGQALVAKYLGSGQRSTAFRMGKIVTACGAVVGVGFALFFLATREPILQFFTSSTQVHATLTFELFVLVGLMQPFNGIVFVLDGLLIGAKDTRYLMWAMLAGGLGLFVPIAWLSLRQGWGLTGLLIGISALMAWRLLTNGYRFGTWRRSA; encoded by the coding sequence TTGACGACTTCGCAAATATTAAAAGAAATACTCCGCCTCGCCATCCCGGCGATGCTTGCGTTGGCGAGCACGCCGCTTTTGAGTATCGGCGAGACGGCGATGATTGGCCGGCTCGGGGCGGAGCCGCTGGCGGCGCGCGCCATTGGCGCGGCACTCACGGGCGCGATCTATTGGGTGTTTGCCTTTCTAACCTTCGGTTCGACGACGTTGATCGGCCACCATTATGGCGCTGGGGACGTGAAAGCGTGCGGCGAAACCTATCTCCACGGATTATTCTTGGCAGTGATCGGCGGCGCGGCGATCGCCGCGGTCTGCATTGTTTTCGCGCCCGAGCTCTATCGTCTGATGGGTGCCGACGACAAAGTTGCCGAGCTCGGCGCGCGCTATTTTCGCGTTTACATCGCCGGCGCGCCGTGCACGCTGATCATGCTCGCCTCGGTCGGCTTTTTTCGCGGCGTGCAGAACACCCGCACGCCGATGGTGCTAGCGTTTTTCACCAACGGACTGCAGCTGATACTCGGCTATGGCTTGATTTACGGACACTTCGGTCTACCCAGACTGGAGCTGCTCGGCGCTGCCGTTGCGGCGGTGATCGCGCAGAGCGCCGGTGCGTTGACCTACGTGGGAAGTTTTTTCTTGGGGCGCGAGACGGCGCCCTATCGGCAGATCAGCTCGCAGATCTGCAAAGAGCGGCTTGTTCCGCTGTTTCGCATCGGCCAGGACCTCGCCATCCGCACCGGCGCGCTGCGCGGCTCGCTGGTGTTCGCCACCGCCACCGCGGCGCGCATGGGCGCGGTGACGTTGTCGGCCTATGAAATCGCGTTCCAGCTTTTCATGCTTTGCTCGGAAGTGATCGACGGCTTGGCCGTCGCCGGCCAAGCGCTGGTGGCGAAATACTTAGGATCGGGCCAAAGATCAACCGCCTTCCGCATGGGGAAAATTGTCACCGCCTGCGGCGCCGTCGTCGGAGTTGGCTTTGCGCTCTTCTTTCTCGCGACGCGCGAGCCAATTCTGCAATTTTTCACCAGTAGCACCCAGGTGCACGCCACACTAACGTTTGAGTTATTCGTCTTGGTCGGCCTGATGCAGCCATTCAACGGCATCGTTTTCGTCCTCGACGGGCTGCTGATCGGCGCCAAAGACACGCGCTATTTGATGTGGGCGATGCTTGCCGGCGGTCTGGGATTGTTCGTACCGATCGCCTGGCTGTCATTGCGCCAAGGCTGGGGACTGACCGGCTTATTGATCGGCATCAGCGCGTTGATGGCGTGGCGCTTACTCACGAATGGCTATCGCTTCGGCACATGGCGGCGAAGCGCATGA
- a CDS encoding SDR family oxidoreductase — translation MAKTIVVTGGAGGICSEISKALAADGLNVVVADFALDGAEKVAADIRADKGNAIAVKVDVGDPKSVAAMIDAGIAKFGQVDNIFCGAGVMDRVPIVDMPEEMWDRLMRINLKGVFLCAQAAARHMIPRKEGRILSIASGRGVAGQPRSAHYAASKAGVIAFTKSLAVELAPDNITVNCVCPGATDTPMSRIGFTNEAFKKREEIPPLMDGLTHKFEIVGLVRYLLSDAAKYITGQTYFLRTPK, via the coding sequence ATGGCTAAAACCATTGTTGTCACCGGCGGCGCCGGCGGTATCTGCTCTGAAATCAGCAAAGCCTTGGCGGCCGACGGCTTGAACGTCGTCGTTGCCGACTTCGCCCTCGACGGCGCGGAAAAAGTTGCGGCGGACATTCGCGCCGACAAGGGCAACGCGATCGCGGTCAAGGTCGACGTCGGCGATCCGAAAAGCGTCGCCGCCATGATCGACGCCGGCATCGCCAAGTTTGGCCAGGTCGACAACATCTTTTGCGGCGCCGGCGTCATGGACCGCGTGCCGATCGTCGACATGCCCGAAGAGATGTGGGACCGGCTCATGCGGATCAACTTGAAAGGCGTGTTCCTCTGCGCTCAGGCCGCGGCACGCCACATGATCCCACGCAAAGAAGGACGCATCTTGAGCATCGCCTCAGGCCGCGGCGTCGCCGGCCAGCCGCGCTCGGCGCACTACGCGGCCTCGAAAGCCGGCGTCATCGCTTTTACCAAATCGCTGGCAGTCGAACTTGCGCCGGACAACATCACCGTGAACTGTGTTTGCCCCGGCGCCACCGACACACCGATGTCGCGCATCGGCTTTACCAACGAAGCTTTCAAGAAACGCGAAGAGATTCCGCCGCTGATGGACGGCTTGACCCACAAGTTCGAGATCGTCGGCCTAGTTCGTTACCTACTCTCCGACGCGGCGAAATACATCACCGGCCAGACTTATTTTCTGCGCACACCGAAGTAA
- a CDS encoding prepilin-type N-terminal cleavage/methylation domain-containing protein yields the protein MRNGREKNGGAKILAQTKGFTLIELLVVFAVIGILVAIAIPQVSVHRARGVDTQMKSDIKNAVMAMESYYSTIFTYPTTVAQISNFGFRQTDGVNLVINFTGPTDFNVTATKPGGTQASFTYNSTTGQTN from the coding sequence ATGCGGAACGGTAGGGAAAAAAACGGTGGCGCCAAAATCTTGGCGCAGACGAAGGGTTTCACGTTGATCGAACTCTTGGTCGTGTTCGCCGTGATCGGCATCCTGGTTGCCATAGCGATTCCGCAGGTCTCGGTTCATCGCGCACGCGGCGTCGATACCCAGATGAAATCGGATATCAAAAATGCGGTGATGGCGATGGAAAGCTACTACTCCACGATCTTTACCTATCCGACCACAGTGGCGCAGATATCTAACTTCGGCTTTCGTCAAACGGATGGGGTCAACCTGGTCATCAATTTTACAGGGCCAACGGATTTTAACGTCACGGCTACCAAGCCCGGCGGCACGCAGGCAAGTTTTACCTACAATAGTACCACCGGCCAAACCAACTGA
- a CDS encoding cupin domain-containing protein — protein MKNLNEASAYSQKSPYEIYQEWEQIPVHKGFIVPDLLKLELGDWGRNGGKAAFVNQDGAGGMCDTVVEEIAPGKQLKPQRHMYEKAVFILEGQGATTIWNDGGKKHTLEWQRGSLFSTPLNAWHQHFNAQGDKPVRMVSLTDAPVIINRYRNLDYIFSNNFTFADRYEGGADAWSTAGGRYLGPDIKKGRVWESNFIADLWAFEPKDYKERGGDNRTTLFEFVDNTMSAHLSEFPVGKYKKAHRHGAGAHIVMLTGSGYSFLWPEGEYGTKRHVEWGRMSMFTPPMQWWHQHFNSGAEPARYLALKPWGFKYKVEDLKDTGEDVKNGGAQIEYQDQNPEIHQFFLKKCNESGATPRMPMFDK, from the coding sequence ATGAAAAACTTGAACGAAGCGTCGGCCTACTCGCAGAAGAGCCCCTATGAGATTTACCAGGAATGGGAACAGATTCCCGTTCACAAAGGATTTATCGTTCCTGACCTGCTTAAGCTCGAGCTGGGCGATTGGGGGCGCAACGGCGGCAAGGCGGCGTTTGTCAATCAGGACGGCGCCGGCGGCATGTGCGACACGGTGGTGGAAGAGATCGCGCCGGGCAAACAGTTAAAGCCGCAGCGCCACATGTATGAAAAAGCCGTATTTATCTTGGAAGGGCAGGGAGCGACGACCATTTGGAACGATGGCGGCAAGAAACACACGCTCGAATGGCAGAGGGGTAGTCTGTTTTCGACGCCGCTCAATGCCTGGCACCAGCACTTCAACGCCCAAGGCGACAAACCGGTGCGGATGGTTTCGCTCACCGATGCGCCGGTGATCATCAACCGCTATCGCAATCTGGATTACATCTTCAGCAACAATTTCACCTTCGCCGATCGCTACGAGGGCGGTGCCGACGCCTGGAGCACCGCGGGTGGCCGCTACTTGGGACCGGATATCAAGAAAGGCCGGGTCTGGGAGTCGAACTTTATCGCCGACCTCTGGGCATTCGAGCCAAAGGACTACAAAGAGCGCGGCGGTGACAATCGCACGACATTGTTTGAATTCGTCGACAACACCATGAGCGCGCACCTGTCAGAGTTTCCCGTCGGCAAATACAAAAAAGCGCATCGCCACGGCGCCGGCGCGCATATTGTCATGCTCACCGGCTCCGGCTACTCCTTCCTTTGGCCCGAAGGCGAGTATGGCACTAAGCGCCACGTCGAGTGGGGCCGCATGAGCATGTTCACACCGCCCATGCAGTGGTGGCACCAGCACTTCAACTCGGGCGCCGAGCCGGCGCGCTATTTAGCGCTGAAACCCTGGGGCTTCAAATACAAAGTCGAAGACTTGAAGGACACCGGCGAGGACGTCAAGAACGGCGGCGCGCAGATCGAGTATCAGGATCAGAACCCCGAGATACACCAGTTCTTCTTGAAGAAATGCAACGAGAGCGGCGCCACGCCGCGCATGCCGATGTTCGACAAATAG
- a CDS encoding iron-containing redox enzyme family protein, with amino-acid sequence MSLVDGLLKQFDQMVNDQFDSVEFKNFLAVPLTMERGRFYVVQNALYTANRRDCWGYVQGGAPLEVKRKVWEHESDELINDPRAGMDHFSLTVKQGEVIGLKREDFDNAAVPAMVQTCFYAWHHVAMRSHWLTAYAASHMLERRNNGKIVKGGGMSFRVGKKFENDLGINLKRMISLDVHVVADMDHSENISEIFERYVKTPQDVELCLQGARDSMAIDRAYRGALGYYMEQIK; translated from the coding sequence ATGAGCTTAGTTGACGGTTTGTTAAAGCAGTTTGACCAAATGGTCAACGATCAATTTGATAGTGTCGAGTTCAAAAACTTTTTGGCTGTGCCGCTGACCATGGAGCGCGGCCGGTTCTACGTCGTGCAAAATGCCCTGTATACCGCCAATCGACGCGACTGCTGGGGTTACGTCCAAGGCGGCGCGCCCCTCGAAGTGAAGCGCAAAGTCTGGGAACATGAGAGCGATGAATTGATCAACGACCCGCGCGCCGGCATGGATCATTTCAGTCTGACGGTGAAGCAGGGCGAGGTGATCGGTCTCAAGCGCGAGGATTTCGATAACGCCGCCGTGCCGGCGATGGTGCAGACTTGCTTCTACGCCTGGCATCATGTCGCCATGCGCAGCCACTGGCTTACCGCCTACGCCGCGTCGCATATGCTCGAGCGGCGCAACAACGGTAAGATCGTCAAGGGCGGCGGCATGTCGTTTCGCGTCGGCAAGAAGTTCGAGAACGACCTGGGCATTAACTTGAAAAGAATGATCTCCCTCGATGTGCACGTGGTTGCCGACATGGATCATTCGGAGAATATCTCGGAGATCTTCGAGCGCTATGTGAAGACGCCGCAGGACGTCGAGCTGTGTTTGCAAGGCGCGCGCGATTCCATGGCCATCGATCGAGCGTATCGCGGCGCCCTGGGCTATTACATGGAACAGATTAAGTAA